The Silene latifolia isolate original U9 population chromosome X, ASM4854445v1, whole genome shotgun sequence genome contains the following window.
AGTAGAGAGTAAAAGTATGCAAGAAGTGTATTTCTTGACTGCTGGTGAACGTGGGGTTGTCCGTATATGGTAATGGTTTCCTTGTTGTACTTATATTACGTTCTTTGTTTCATATGCCTGTTAGTTTAGACACTTTAGAGTCCTGCACATTGCACACGTAAATGCATTCAGTCGTACAAAATTTACATTGCAAGTATATAATGACGAATTTTTTTTGGATAAAAACACTCTTTAGATTGACAAGAATTCTGAATCAGGGTTGCAAGCATTCAATTTACATTCAGTCGTACGGATTATAAATGTTTATCATCTACTTATTCCGTTTCTACAACAGGGAAGTTTGTTTATCTAAGCAGAAGTATTCAGAGGTAACTTTTAGAACAGACCAGGATGACGAGAGAAGAGGCTTCACTGCGGCACATATGCTGCCCTCTGATCAGGGATTGTTGTGCATAACTGCTGACCAGCAGTTTCTTTTTTACTCACCCTTGAAGCATTCTGAGAAAATTCTACATTTGAGCCTTACTAAGCGACTTATTGGATACAATGAAGTAATAGTAGATATGAAGTTTGTAGGTGAAGATGAAAATCTTCTTGCTGTTGCCACCAATATTGAACAGGTATTTTGCCCTTCAATCCATTTTGCGCGGTTGCCTCATATTTATGGATACATTTTTAAATGAGATGTCGCGGTTACATACTCCTCCGTAGCATACTGAGACTCTTTATGTGCAGGTGCATGTTTATGACATGGCATCAATGTCATGTTCATATGTACTTGCTGGACATTCGAAAATAGTTTTGTGTCTCGATACCTGCATTGGAAGTTCTGGAAGCACATATATTGTGACTGGAAGCAAGGACAAAGATGTAAGTAGCCCTCCTTATATTTCTATCACCCCTTGTCAGGAACAGGAAAAGCCGCTATCCTCTTAGTTATGTACCCTGGAGGGAGAATCATATCGAAATTGACCTTCCGACCTTTCATTATTATATTCTTCCGTGAGGCTTTTGTGATCATGAAATCTCAGCCCTAATCAATGCAAGGTTGAGCGGATTGCCATTGTCTTGTGCTTATGACCTTCACCTAATTTTTTGTTTATGGTGCCTTATTTTCTTTGTTGCAGGTCAGATTATGGGATTCAGAAACAAGAAAGTGTGTGGGGGTTGGGATCGGTCACCTGAAAGCTGTTGGAGCTGTTGCTTTTTCAAAGAAACAGCGGAACTTTTTCGTCAGTGGTAGTCGGTCAGATTTCTTAAATCTTTGTTTATCCTGCCTTCTCCTTCCTCCGAAACAAATTGTTCTCTTACTGTTTATATAACTCTATATCTACGCTTCTAGTGTTGATAATAGGACATTTACGTTGTTTTATGTTTCTATTGCATTGTTGACTTGAAGATGTAACATGTTtagtaataggaatatttataatagttgagttggttcatctatcatttAGCTCTTAGAATGTTACTCATTTCAATTGGATAATGACGCTTCTGTGTGATTATATTGGGTGGTTTTCTGGCGGTTTGGAGAAGGGGCCCTTTGGTGGAACAAACAACAATGCCCCAGTGCTGTGGTGAAGGGGCTTTGATGGTTGTTTAAGGAGGGTAAAAAGAAATAGGGTGAAAAAAACAACTACTATGAATTGTGCATTATTTGGATTCCTCCAACTCGGATCCAAAGGCGATCTACTCACTTTTTACCTAAGGGCCAAGGCATCTTTCTTCCTGGAACTCCAATGACATTCCATGACGTGTATTTGACATACTGGAAATGTGAATTATCCCTTTCTATTAGACTTTGATGCTTCCAACAAGTCCACAACCCTTCCACGAGTATCTGTTTTGGCTGCCGAAAGTTTTTAACCTTATCTTGCTTGCTGCCAACTTGCTACAGCAAGTTTTGAGAAACTCTGATTTATGAACAACTTATGTCACTTACTCTCCCATTTTTGATTGTACATTAATACAGTAATACCTATTCATTTTGCAGTGATAAGACACTCAAGGTCTGGAGCTTTGAAGGCCTTATCAGCGATTCTGACAAACCTTACCGTCTTAAGACAAAAGGTTCTGTGGGGGCTCATAAGAATGATATTAACTCCGTGGCTATTTCACCAGATGACAGTTTTGTTTGTAGTGGTTCAGAGGTTGgttgatttgtgattttataGGTTTTTACAGTCCAAATGACGCATTCTTAAGGCAATTTAGCCGTGAATACAAAAATTGTAAGAGAGCTCGTTGCCCTGTAACTACATATTGCTGTCATTGGAGCTCTACTCGGTATATACGTGTCAGCGTGTGAGATCTGGATATCTGGCGGAGCTTTTCTTCTGATTTAAAGTTCGTTGTGCATTCTCATCTGACCTGTTAAATGTCTATCTAACATGACCAGGATCGCACTGCTCGTCTGTTTAAGCTTCCAGAACTAGTGGAGATGGCGTCACTGGTGGGTCACAAACAGGGAATTTGGTTTGTTGAGTTTTCTCCTGTTGACCCTTGTGTTTTGACAGCATCTAAAGACAAGACCATAAAATTATGGTCAGTGCGTGATCACTCCTGCTTAAAAACATTTGAGGGTCACACATCTACTGTGTATAGAGCATCCTTCATCTCCCGAGGGGCTCAGCTTGTATCAACTGGTAAGTAGGCATTCTGTAACGTAACCTGACGTGCTGTTGTTACGGGAATAATAAGATGCATCTTCTATTACCCTCTTTCCAGATGCGAATGGCCTACTGAAGCTATGGAACGTAAAATCTATTGAATGCATTGCGACTTATGATCAGCACGAGGACAAGGTGTGTTTTGCTTTTCGACATTCCCTTCTCCTGCCTGTTATTTCTGGCTGACCCGTGAGAACCTGAAGAATGTtaaaatattttaacttaatGCTTTCAGGCTATATAGTAATCTATCTGTTCATGAATTAACTTCTCAGTTTCTTTTGCATAAGAATGAGGACTGAGGGGCACGCTAATATGTCCCTGAATATATATGTTTTTGGCTGTTAAATAAGCTGCATGCTGCATCAATGATTAACTGTAGGTATGGGCCTTGGCAATTGGAAGGAAAACAGAAATGCTCGCTACTGGAGGCAGTGATGCAGTTATAAATCTATGGAATGATTCCACTGCTGCTGAAAAGGAAGAAGCCTTCCGTAAAGAGGTGTGTTAAAGTCTAATTGACTTCACTCATAATATGAATAATGGTAGTTCGATACTGTACCGACTTAATCGTTGTTTGGCTTATTTTGCTCAATCACTTTGAACTATGCCTGTCTTGTTTTACATGTACAGATAGGAGAACCGgttttaacttttcaatttttttcatttttctttaacTAAAGAGGTATTATTATATTAATCTTATGGTTAAAGACGAGATCTTGTGAACGATAGGTCGCAGGTTTAAATCCCTCATTTATGTTTTACTTTATTACTggtttttaattttaattttgaaCAAGATTACTGACGGCCCTACTATCGGCTTGCTATAGGAAGAAGAGGTTCTGCGAGGTCAAGATCTCGAAAATGCAATATCGGATGCTGATTATGCCAAAGCTATCCTACTCGCCTTTCAGCTTAAAAAACCTCACAAGCTCTTGGAACTGCTCTTAGAATTGTACAGGTAAAACTTGATTGTGGGCTTGTGGCTCTGGACCATTGCCTTAATGGTGGCTTTTTATGCGAAGACTAACTGTTGCTGCGACATTTGTGCAGGAAGAACATCAGAATAGATCATGTGAGAAATGCTCTACAGTCTCTCGGGATGGAAGAACTTGGTCGACTTCTTGAATATGTTAGAGAATGGAATACCAAGCCAAAGCTGTGTCATGTCGCTAACTCCATGCTATTACAGGCTTTCAGTATCCATCGACCTATAGACATTGATGAGGTGTGTATTTCTGTTGTGAGGAAATCTTATTGCCTCATCCCCTGCAATTTGGCTTTGATTTCACGAAAAGTTCACTGTACATTTTACATGCTCCAAGAGTCGAAAATCTCTATAATTGACAAATAACTCAACATAGTAGAATTCAC
Protein-coding sequences here:
- the LOC141621982 gene encoding protein TORMOZ EMBRYO DEFECTIVE-like → MADVTATLKKSYKCSKFLEQFYSGGPVAVSTDGSFMGCACNNTIKIVKCVSANASIKATLEGDSEAVTALAIAPDNAFLFAATHSCQIMVWDLSSFTRVRSWKNIGEGPVLAMACDVSGGMLATVGADRKVLVWDVDAGYCTHYFKGHTGIVNCILFHPDPNNLVLFSASDDTTVRAWDLVAGKSKQCAATMKNHTSTVVSLAISEDRMFLFSAGRDQVVSVWDLSSYNCKMTILTNEVLAAVCAIHSGTPFYDSLSLNKAVESKSMQEVYFLTAGERGVVRIWEVCLSKQKYSEVTFRTDQDDERRGFTAAHMLPSDQGLLCITADQQFLFYSPLKHSEKILHLSLTKRLIGYNEVIVDMKFVGEDENLLAVATNIEQVHVYDMASMSCSYVLAGHSKIVLCLDTCIGSSGSTYIVTGSKDKDVRLWDSETRKCVGVGIGHLKAVGAVAFSKKQRNFFVSGSRDKTLKVWSFEGLISDSDKPYRLKTKGSVGAHKNDINSVAISPDDSFVCSGSEDRTARLFKLPELVEMASLVGHKQGIWFVEFSPVDPCVLTASKDKTIKLWSVRDHSCLKTFEGHTSTVYRASFISRGAQLVSTDANGLLKLWNVKSIECIATYDQHEDKVWALAIGRKTEMLATGGSDAVINLWNDSTAAEKEEAFRKEEEEVLRGQDLENAISDADYAKAILLAFQLKKPHKLLELLLELYRKNIRIDHVRNALQSLGMEELGRLLEYVREWNTKPKLCHVANSMLLQAFSIHRPIDIDEVKGIGELLEGLIAYSQRHYNRIESIERSLFTLDYTLNAMSVIEPEDVSRLTGSTSKRNLDKETASDVQEGGITETMETKPNKSSRKRKFRNSTETCTEMTKTLLDTKATSTV